The genomic window AAAATTAAAGTAATAAAAATGAAGTTGTTTTTCAAAAAGTGGAAAGGAATTATAGGGCTTGTTATTTTCTGTCTTTTAATTTTTGGTTTAATTGTCTTTTTAATAATAAAAGATAAAAGGAAAACAGTTGCGGTTGTTAATGGATATAAAGTTACAATTGATGAGATAGTTGAAAAAATTGAAAGTTCTCCTGAAATTTATAAGGAATATTTTTTTGTTGACCCTAAAAGTGTTATAGATGACTATGTTAATCAGATTTTGCTTTTTCAGTATGCTAAAAAATATGAAAGAAAATTGAGAAAAAAAGTTGAAAGCAAAATAAAAAATTATTATATGGAGGTTTTAACACAGGTATTTGTTGAGGATATTCTTTCAGATACAATTAAGATTTCTGATGAAGAGATTTCTAACTATTACAACAGTCATTTACAGGAGTTTGTAATTCCTGAAAGAGTTCAGATTTCAGAAATTGTCGTAGATACAAAAGAGAAAGCAGATGATATTCTGAATAGATTGCGTCTTGGAGAATCATTTGAAAAAATCGCAGAAACAGAATCAATAGCACCCACGAGAGAAAAAAGAGGTGAAATTGGCTGGATTGAGGTGGATAAATTAAATCCAGAAGTGTCTTCTTTGATTACCCAGATGAAACCGGGTGAGATTCTTGCAAATATTATAAAGACAGAAATGGGCTATCATATAATAAAATTGACAGGAAGAACAGAAAAAAGAATTTTAACACTTACAGAAGCAACTCCTATGATAAAAAATTTACTTATATCCCAGAAGAAAAAAGTAGAAGTTGAAAACCTTATGAAAAAACTTAAAGAAAAAAGTAAAGTTATAATCTATCCAAACAAAATAGAAATTTTAAAGGAGAAAATTAAATGAAAAGATTTTTAATATTTTTCTTTTTATTTGTTTTAACTGTTTTTGGAGAAGATAAAATTGTTGCTATTGTGGGAAATAAGCCAGTATTTGAAAAAGAAGTAGTTTTGAGAAGTAAAAGAGATAAAATAGATTATCCAATAGCATTACAGGTTTTGATTGAAGAAAAATTACTTCTTTATCAGGCAGAAAAAAATAAAATAGAAGTTAGTGATGAGGAAATAAAGAATGAAATAGAAAGAATTAAAAAAAATTTCCCATCTTTGAAAGAATTTTATAATTATTTAAATGAAAGGCAGATAAAAATTTCACAACTTCGGGAAGAAATTGAAAATTCTTTAAAAATAAGAAAACTTATAAGAAATGAAGTTATTTCAAAAATAGAAATCACTCCTGTAGAAATTGCAAATGAGATGAAAAAAATTGAAGAAGAGTACAATGAATATGAGTTTTTTTTCAAATGGTTTGATAATGAAGAAGATGCAGAAAAATTTGTTAGAAACTTTAATACGGAAAGTTTAAAAGAGATGGAGTTAGCAAAACTCAAAAGTTCAGAAATTATAGAAGAAATTTTAGAAAAGATTTCAAAAATGGAGAAAGAAAAAATTTCTTTTCCATTTAAAATTGGAGAAAAATGGATTGTTATATACCTTAAAGAAAAAACACATTTAGATGCGGATAAACTTGAAATATACAGGGAGGCAAAGGATAGAATTTTTAAAATAAAGTATTCACTTTTATACAGAAATTTTATTGAAGAACTTAAGAAAACAATCCCTGTAAAATTTCTCTGATGAAGAAAATTATCGGTATAACATTAGGAGACCCTGCAGGTATAGGTCCTGAAATATTGTTGAAAGGATATGAAAAAATCAAAAATCTGAAAAATTTTATTCCTCTTATAATTGGCGATATCCCTGTTATTGAAAAAAACATTGAAAATTTAAGGATAGAGTTGAATATAAATGAAGTAAGAAAAAAGGAAGACATAAAAGAAGATTTTTTTAATGTTTATAGTACAGGTATTATAAAAAACAAAAATTTCCCAGTCGGCATTGACAGTAAAATATGTGGTAAAGCATCTTTTAAGTATGTTATAGATGGGATAAATCTCTGGAAGAAAAGAATTATTGATGCTATTGTAACGCTTCCTATATCCAAAAAAGCATGGCATCTTGCAGGATATAATTATTCAGGACATACTGAACTGCTTGCAGAAAGATTAAATGAAAGAAAATATGCCATGGTAATGATTGCCGAAAATTACAGGGTATTGCTTCTTACAACCCATATTCCATTAAAGGATGTTTTTAAATATCTGAATGAAAGATATATAACAGAAAAAATAAAAATTGGATATGAATTTTTAAAAAAATTAAGA from bacterium includes these protein-coding regions:
- the pdxA gene encoding 4-hydroxythreonine-4-phosphate dehydrogenase PdxA, encoding MKKIIGITLGDPAGIGPEILLKGYEKIKNLKNFIPLIIGDIPVIEKNIENLRIELNINEVRKKEDIKEDFFNVYSTGIIKNKNFPVGIDSKICGKASFKYVIDGINLWKKRIIDAIVTLPISKKAWHLAGYNYSGHTELLAERLNERKYAMVMIAENYRVLLLTTHIPLKDVFKYLNERYITEKIKIGYEFLKKLRIKNPKIGVCGLNPHAGENGVLGKEENEILKPVIEKIKKEVINIEGPFPADTIFRKKFDLIIAIYHDQALIPLKTFYFEKLINFTAGIKLLRTSPGHGTAFDIAYKNKGNPESFISAYKFVIKCFE
- a CDS encoding peptidylprolyl isomerase encodes the protein KIKVIKMKLFFKKWKGIIGLVIFCLLIFGLIVFLIIKDKRKTVAVVNGYKVTIDEIVEKIESSPEIYKEYFFVDPKSVIDDYVNQILLFQYAKKYERKLRKKVESKIKNYYMEVLTQVFVEDILSDTIKISDEEISNYYNSHLQEFVIPERVQISEIVVDTKEKADDILNRLRLGESFEKIAETESIAPTREKRGEIGWIEVDKLNPEVSSLITQMKPGEILANIIKTEMGYHIIKLTGRTEKRILTLTEATPMIKNLLISQKKKVEVENLMKKLKEKSKVIIYPNKIEILKEKIK
- a CDS encoding SurA N-terminal domain-containing protein, which codes for MKRFLIFFFLFVLTVFGEDKIVAIVGNKPVFEKEVVLRSKRDKIDYPIALQVLIEEKLLLYQAEKNKIEVSDEEIKNEIERIKKNFPSLKEFYNYLNERQIKISQLREEIENSLKIRKLIRNEVISKIEITPVEIANEMKKIEEEYNEYEFFFKWFDNEEDAEKFVRNFNTESLKEMELAKLKSSEIIEEILEKISKMEKEKISFPFKIGEKWIVIYLKEKTHLDADKLEIYREAKDRIFKIKYSLLYRNFIEELKKTIPVKFL